A window from Alphaproteobacteria bacterium encodes these proteins:
- the recO gene encoding DNA repair protein RecO: MHQWDDEGIIISVSRYGEQSAIIRLFTENNGLFAGMAKGVFSKKMRGTFQSGNIVHAHWQARLEDQLGALRCELTQSIMPQLLNNAFALKLVNAACEIATACVPERIEEKEIYSKFMALINEINSMNEENTWLYRYVDLEFTILHALGFGLDLDQCAATGKCLSEELVYVSPKSARAVSAAAGEPYKHRLLPLPAFLRDGQTTNNMRQMLDGLALTGYFLESSILHPEGRAIPESRKVLLRYLQRNNV; encoded by the coding sequence ATGCATCAATGGGATGACGAAGGCATCATCATCTCTGTATCGCGCTATGGAGAGCAATCTGCCATTATTCGCCTGTTTACTGAAAATAACGGGTTGTTTGCGGGCATGGCCAAAGGTGTGTTTAGCAAAAAAATGCGCGGCACGTTTCAATCAGGTAACATTGTTCATGCGCACTGGCAGGCGCGGCTGGAAGACCAGTTGGGGGCACTTCGCTGTGAGCTTACACAATCTATTATGCCGCAATTGCTGAACAATGCCTTTGCGCTCAAACTGGTGAATGCTGCATGTGAGATAGCTACAGCCTGTGTGCCAGAACGTATAGAAGAAAAAGAGATATACAGTAAATTCATGGCATTGATCAATGAAATTAATTCTATGAATGAAGAAAACACATGGCTTTATCGCTACGTAGATTTAGAATTTACTATATTGCATGCTTTAGGTTTCGGTTTGGATTTAGACCAATGTGCAGCTACGGGAAAGTGCTTGTCTGAAGAATTGGTATATGTGTCGCCAAAATCTGCGCGGGCGGTGAGTGCGGCGGCGGGCGAGCCGTATAAGCATAGATTATTGCCATTGCCAGCATTCCTGCGTGATGGGCAAACGACTAACAATATGCGGCAAATGCTTGACGGGTTGGCGTTGACAGGGTATTTCCTAGAGTCCAGCATATTGCATCCGGAGGGGCGCGCTATACCGGAATCTCGCAAGGTGCTGCTGCGTTATTTGCAGCGTAATAATGTGTAG
- the era gene encoding GTPase Era — AWSGAADADVVLLIVDASRPIGKNTRLIIDALKEQGKKAILVMNKVDIAKKDHLLVLTKELHEINIFSDVFMVSAQDGDGVEDLKKFLADAMPEGHWFYPEDQMTDISERLLASEITREKLFMQLDQELPYSLTVETESFEKQKNGSIRIGQIIYVQREGQKTIVLGKGGQKVKAVGEAARKELTQLWGCKVHLFLFVKVREKWKENPEIYRYLGLEF; from the coding sequence CGGCATGGTCAGGGGCTGCAGATGCGGATGTAGTGTTGTTGATAGTTGATGCGTCACGCCCCATTGGCAAAAACACTCGCCTGATTATTGATGCACTGAAAGAGCAGGGTAAAAAAGCGATTTTAGTAATGAATAAAGTCGATATAGCAAAAAAAGATCATTTGCTGGTTCTTACAAAAGAATTGCATGAAATCAACATATTCAGTGATGTTTTTATGGTCTCAGCTCAAGATGGCGATGGTGTGGAAGACTTAAAGAAGTTTTTGGCAGATGCTATGCCTGAAGGCCATTGGTTTTACCCTGAAGACCAGATGACAGATATTTCAGAACGGCTGCTTGCCTCTGAAATTACACGCGAAAAACTATTTATGCAGCTCGATCAAGAATTGCCCTACAGCCTCACGGTAGAAACAGAGTCTTTTGAAAAGCAAAAAAACGGGAGTATTCGTATTGGGCAGATAATTTATGTGCAACGCGAAGGGCAAAAAACTATTGTTTTGGGCAAAGGCGGTCAGAAAGTAAAGGCGGTTGGTGAAGCGGCGCGTAAAGAGCTTACCCAGCTATGGGGCTGCAAGGTGCATTTGTTTTTATTCGTCAAAGTGCGCGAGAAATGGAAAGAAAACCCAGAAATTTATCGCTACTTAGGGCTGGAATTTTAA